ttgggaatttatgtcctgcgcaatcttaaaatgtgtattaaaatggcctatttcgttctaatacatccacatttgacatatggcttgagattgtggggaagctgttccaaatatagatttgaaagagtttccagatctcaaaagaaagccgtaagaattctttcaaaattaaaccccagagacTCGTACAAATATGCCTTTAGgaagcttggattgctgacccttccccgtctctatattctcgaggtggccttgtactgccgacttaaTTGCGAGTTGGTACGGagcagggatgtccaccaatatgggactagaggcagggataactttcgagtcgaacagcacagaacggcagttttcgaacacttaccatctcaagttggattcggactaatcaataggctccctgagggcatcaaacaactcaatgaaacaaaaaattcaaaactggactaaaatattttcttatgttaaaggcattttacttaactctgatgagttcatgatgggccgctgggatgaacatttttgaaattaacaacaaccaCGAAACCCCGGTTCTGATATATAAaagaatcgtattgcattgtatgtatttaccttgaccaacgTCGTTTATCTGATGTACCTACTTATgcactttatatagttacgttgacgcatgtCATGCAATATGTAATTGTTCCacacaataaagaatattattattattatgctcaGGAGACACAGCTGTCCGGAGAGTATAAGAGAATTTCGGTAGTAGGGTTCTTCTCCCAAAAGCAACACAAACTTTGGTTGATGGGTTACAGTGTCATTAACCGCAAGAGGGTTTCATCCGGCTTGCAGCCAGTCAGCAAAAATTAATTTCCGTCAATAGTGAAGCAATAACGGATTTCTGTACTGTGAGTGAGAGATAACTATTAGTTAGAGCTTACatgttaaacaatatttctaatagTTCAATATTCTTACATAGTTAGACTATATTATTAATCTACTAAAGTAGGCTACATCCTACTTAAATATTGACAACGGATAAATGCTCATATACTGCTTTCTTGGAATTCACTTTCTCACACTATTCGTAGCGATAAACAAAAAGGTTGTATATCGataataatactatatactaGAGTGCATCACAGCGTTAGATGACGAATTCGCTAAATGTCACCACGTGCGTCCAATGTTCCTTGCACAAACCGAACCAGGCAGTGTGAAGCCTGGAGGAGGAGGGTTAACAGTCTGCATGTGGCCCCCACCTTTCAAAAATAGCCTACCTACTCCACTAGTGACTTAACTGATTACAAACCGCTCACAGTGCAATGCACGGGGTCTCATGAGCAGTGAAGAGCAAAGAGTAGCTCGTAAGGTAATCTAGGTGGCTAGATCTATAGAATAAGTTGGTGCCAAACGGCTAATAGCCTAATCGAGTAACAATTGAAATCTTTGAAAAAATCCTTGCGGTCTCAATGTGACATAATTTTTAAGAGTAAACTTATGAATGGGGTTTCTCTTTGAGGAACTTTCAAAATACGCTCATTAGTGAATGCTGGCAAGCATTTTTCTTACAGCAAGTAAagtaaaaacttgtatttaaagaGGCATTTAACAGTTATGTCtcaaaactataatatatatttcattcacTCAGCTTTTACCCATTATGATTAAATGCCGAACAGAAAATATAGCCACCAGTTTGAAGCTTCCTGCAGGAAATTAACCTTCCATCGGTCGCACTGTATCAATTGATACGCATCGCAGCACGTTCTCCTCGTGCTATTTCACGATGCGCGCGCCATACTGCCATCCCCTTCCTAATGGGCTTCCCTctacgagctcctcccgtttgttttcaatggggtgatcgtgacaggcggagagaaaaagtggggatggaggggcccctcctgccaactagagatagcccgcgtattagaatagtggaataagcagtccgcgcgttctcgctctgtactactctgaatttaatagagcctggtggtgtaatatgtatatgtataaatgtaatatatttatattacattttcaaagctggatgctgcaagGATGCAgcgcaaattaaatttatttcattgaaccgtgattttacaacgtaattaatggcagggcaattactcttgtcgacatacaaataaaccaatacaacggagtatcgaaataccaaaaaagacgtaaggaagtctaatgtaacaaagtaacttcgttacattcagtggcgtagctataaaacattcgagggtggattaaacatccaggaggattaaaaagagccctacttagcatagtagttaaagaatttatcttcagggtctccaaacacaaaatcaacaattatgttgagttttttaattgcatctttcgtattaaaatgtaaaccaataaaattgtttcgtaacattatatttggttcattgcattttccaactgccttaatcaaataaatataatttgtaggttacattactattagttagaaattattcgataatttccatgtactatagatcagatcagcattataatcgcgtacgccagacgacacaaatgacacttatcaggcttggtctcGAAGTAGACGCCATAAAGAAAGCTATGGGGATTGCCGACTTTAACATCATTGCATTGGAAAATGAATGGCAAGTGTTATCTTCTAAAGCACAAGAATTTTTATTCAgtgaaaaaaagttaaagaatgcAACTGTTGTGTACTTTTGTGCCTACATTGTAATTCCTGTTTTCATGAATACATATGCTCGTGTATGGACAATAGTATAAAAAACGACATGTGCAAGCATATCCATTTGGTGGCTCGCTCACTCTGTAGCAAAAACCGATGACTCACCTTTGGAAATGTATGAGACTGGGGATTTGAAAAATGGACATCGATGATAATACAAACTTAAAAGAGGAAGTATTAAAGGAAATTTCATGTGACAAAATCAACACTCCTAATGACGAGGGCCCCGCACAAAAGAGAATATACGAAAAAAAATGACATCCTGATGGAATATATGACAAGAAAAACAACTACTTCAGAccaaaaaagaatatattgataaaacattTCACACAAATGTTAACTACACTAGAGGCAATGGCCACTACTGCGCAGATACCAGTTAAGGTAAGTCCAATCACTTTATGaccagttttaattaaaccactatttattgtttagtagtacaacatttaaattgaattaaatttaaaaacaagtaataGTAGCTCAAAACTATGCCACGgaaaattctgtcaaatttatcgaatttatgtTTTTAGGAAGAAGAGTGTAACAGGCAACCAGGTAATagcaatattacaaaacaaaggAGTTATGTTTCcacgaagaagaaaaaaaaaaaatccctcgCAGAGAAGCCTCACAGAGGAGAAAAAAGTTGGAGATTTGCCCTGGACTTAAGCCTTCTGAGTAacaatggcagacttcaataaattgtataaatttgtataattgtatcataaatctgtacagtaatataatataattagggataattttgtatttattaattatgtcacgtgctatgttaggtatttaagtcaggtagttgtcattgattttgtcatacttttctataattatgtttttggttaagtaattattaatttattttactacaaattaaggactccacattataatatgttgcttttgtcctattaatttgaatatattccaatatcacaaaaagataactggatatggttatataatttatatttatggcattttatgtatactgaattagctttagactttgaaaattatataaatgtgttttttattcaaatttgttttattaaagcttagtttaaatgggtagatttatcgtatttgaatttatttgttaatttcatttgcttgagtgttgttttcttttgtttttctaagaaagttggagcctctacacaggcagttccttgccttttgaggtcctattttgttttcttgaattttgtttattgatgtaccctagctttattaaaataaaaaaagacatgttcatatttctttaataaaaagtaaacattgttttatttttattctcatgtcaattgtgtctacaactaaggagcaatgttttgtgtttgtgcttaaggtataaatgatgtttatataattttactattgtacatattttcaagaaaataaataatttttctattctattctagattatgacattttattcgttgtgcaccatctcacattttgtaaagtatctttggagttataaagaaagtttcaatattaatataattaattcgatataatttctatgttttgcagatatgttcggatataaaacgactcattaattcggatataaaacgactcattaattcggatataaaacgactcattaattcgtaagataatagaaatcagaaccgttccgaactgaggtcgctatcagccgcatgtacagggtttgtcaggaatgttcgggatttatcggtactcgctcggctctgcccccactctttctctccgcctgtcacgatcaccccattgaaaacaaacgggaggagctcgtctTCCCTCTCCTCATCCCTGAACTGCCAGTACTACGCCTGACCTTGAACAGAGCGTGTTTACGAAGCTGTATCAATTAGATACAGTGCGACCATTCCCGTTTCAGATTTACGGTATCAATTTGATGCAGTGCGACCGTTCACGTATCATATTTACAGTATCATTGTGATGCAGTGGGATCGTTTCTGTTACgctttttaggtaaaaaatttcaaaacgcAGTTTGAACTTAGAAACTGATGACGGTCAGGAAAACTGTCCATCGCCTCTTATTTTCTGATACAAGTGAAGAAGAGAATGAAAGGTTAGAATACATTGATGGTGATAATAGCGATATAGACGGTGAAGATGTGTttgaagaaagagaagaaaaCTCCGATTACAGAACAGAGTGGTGATGACGAACTAATGATGTTGGATGAATCACAggcgcaggtgatcgaccagccatAGCGCAGGTGATCGAcaagccacagccgcaggtgtgGGATCTCTTGCGCATAGAGGGAGGGATGAGTAGGAGCTCGACCATGCCTACCGCCACCTCTAAAACGTCAGGTTCGCGAAGAAGATGCACAAGACAACTTGTTTTTGACAGCTAAATGGGGTAAGAATGATACAATTAAGTGTTCTTAAGACCTAGGCAGTACAATCAAAGAACACAGCCACAAAACATTTTGCGACGTCTGCCTGGCGTGATTGGGCCTGCACGTCAAAGCAAATCCGAATTAGATTGTTGGTCCAACTTTTTCACAGATTCAAtgttagaaaaattgttttgcataCAAATCAGTATATTACCCTTGTACAGCTAAAGTACACTAGACTTCGTGATGCCAAAACCACTGACTTAAAAGGCGTAAAAGGCAATCGAAATAAAGGCGTTCGTAGGCATAATTTACCTTTAGGAGTTTTTAAGCCAAACAGGCAAAGTCTGGATGAGATATTTTCTACCGATGGTTTCGGCATAGAAAAATGCAGAATGACGTTTAGTCCTCAGACGGTTTAAAATTTCTCCTAAGATGCTTAAGATTTGATGATAGAAGTACTCGAGACGAGCGTAAAGAGATTGATAACTTAGCCGCTATCAGAGAGATATTTACAGACTTCGTAGgtaactgtaaaaatgttactCTCACGGAGAAAATGTAACTATCGATGAAAAACTGGAAGCCTTTCGTGGTGGTTGCCACTTTAAACAGTATATTCCTTCAAAACCAGCAAAATATGGTATCAAAATCTTTGCTCTTTTGTgacactaaaaacattttacactagCCAATCTTGAAGTGTACTGCGCTAAACAGCTAGACGGCCCTTTCTGGTCAGCAATAAGTCGGACGATGTTGTTAAGCGATAATTGGTTCAGTTCGGTAATGGTCAACAACCATTTGAAAggaaaaaattatcatttgtttGGTACGATTTAAAAAAACCGGATTGGTATTCCTTCTGAGCTGGACATGTACAAAAGGAAGACCTTTGCATTCAAGCTATTTCGTGTATGGTGAAAATGCAACAATGGGTATCATatgtacaaaaaaacaaaaacaaaaatgttttgttgatatcAAGCTTACATTTCAGTGACGAAATTGATGCTCACACACAAATAAACCTGAAATTGTCTTGCACTACAATAACACAAAGTCTGGTGTAGACTGTGTTGGCAAGTTATGTGCTTCGTACAACGTTGCCAGAGGTACCCGCCGATGGCCGATGGTAATTTTTTATGCCTTGTTGAATGTGGCAGGTATCAATGCTCAAGTAGTTTCATTTGGAAATGAAGTTGTCACCAAAATTACAAGATTGTTTCTACTAGAACTCAGTAAACTCCCTTGTAGCTGAACACATTCAACGAAGGTGTGAGAACATACCAGTTGGAGGGATTCCCTTGCACATTCAACATGGACTGACGAAAATATGCCAATGCTGACCGGGATGGGAAATGATGTAAATAGAGAGAGGCCCCAGTCAGAGAAGCGGACAAGGTGTGAGTTCTGCAAGCTTGATAAGAGAACCCGACTTACAAAAACACTTTGCAGAAAGTGTATGAAAACCATCTGCAATGAACATACAGAGGTTTGTGTGCGTACGCTGCTAATCCGAAAATGTAAAACAGTGTTCCTTCATACATAAGTTCTTGagttcattatataatatatatatatatatatatatatatatatatatatatatatatatatatatatatatatacttttttactttttatagaaatatcttatatttttagcGACAGAAACAACTACTTTTTTGTAGTACTGCAATTGTTTGGCTAAAAAGTGGCAAAATATATGTAActagtttcaataaatatattccattattCCTGATCGTTATTGTGTGTTATTTCTTTCAAACCCATGTAATTTACCAAATGTCTGTATCAAATGGATAACAGTGCGACCATTCCCGTTGCAATAACAATTTGGTTTGAGTGCACACTttttggtaaaacattttaaatattttttaaactacatttaaaaaacaactatgaTATATGAAAAGCATAAGACATATTTTTAGaacctataaatataatatattatatgattatattggAGTAAAATACCActgaaattagtttaaatacaaatgtatcaaTTTGATACAGTGCGACCTGTCATGTAACGTTTCAGGTGCGACCAAAGGAGGGTTAAAACGGCCTTCGAATGATTTGTATGAGTAATGATTGAGTCCGGCTCGGTTCAAATGGTTGTTAAGGGTTTGATTTAGACATCATCGAGGAATTTGCATTGATCATCATAAAGTTTACTTCATTGAAAGCAATGTTACTGGGGCAGAAAGTTCTTTATAAGAAATTTCTAAACTTCTAAACCttgatctaaaaaaaaatattaaaattacacgcTGTAATGCTATTGGCAATGTTTAATCTTCAGCGAACTTGGCGACAATCTCCGTAGCCACACACTACAGTTGGACTTCGCCAACTCTGCCGAAGTTGGAAGCTCCCGGCTCGTTCATTCACCTAGACAGCAATGAAGCTTCATGGGTGGGCTCACTCAATTCTCTCGGCAACATTTTCGGCCCATTCCTCGGGGGATGGCTGATCGACAGAGTGGGGCGGCGGTGGACCATATTGATAGCAGATCTGATGAATCTGCTCTCCTGGGTCGTGCTACTCGTCGCCACGTCTGTCTGGCACATTTACTTGGGCCGCTTCCTGGGAGGCTTCTCGGGAGGTATTTTGTTCGTGGCGATTCCCGTCTATGTGGCCGAGATAGCTGAGGTATCATATAACACTACTACGTTAGGCTTAAttgaacatattttcttgatttatttaaaGAGTACGCTGAAGCCCTTGTTCCTACAACTACCCCCGGCAAAAATTTGAGATTTATTCCGCCAGTTTGTTTGATATATCACATTGTGCTTACGGTTATTGTCTTCCTGACATCATGCACCTAAATCCTACACATCTGTCCACCTCCCAACTACCCCTAGTGCACTAAGGGTAATTTATTGGTTCCTAACCCCTTCTTTTCTTCACTGATTCTGCTAAATACTTAGTTGTCTGACATTTTCCTGTTTAGTTTGTTACAAATTACGCTCTTCCGCGGCTGTCTCATAGACTCCATCCTACATCTGGTTGGTCTTTTGTACAAAATTCCCATGTACAGAATTCCTTTACGTTTTTCTTCTTCTCACTCTCTTTATATTCGTCTTCTTCCGCACAGAGCAAACAACTGGACTTCCTTTTGATTTATGATTCTTTTCAGGGCTTTCTATACCTcatctcttttttttctttcctaTTGGATCATAACTAGTTTCGGTGCTGGATGCACCGGCTCTTTTACTCCAGCTTTGACACACTTCCTTCTTTTTTACCAGTTCCTCACGGTAAGCCATACCGAAGCTTTCCGCTCCTCTGTCCTGCTTTTAATGCCGGACTCTTTATCATCTTACCTTAGTAATATATTTCCTAATTCATCCATATACCTTACTAGCATTTCCATTTGAAGCTTTGAAATGTTGTGCCTTGTTCTTGTCTGCATCGTGCACTTGATTTGGAGGGACAAGAGGAACCCAGCACAACTTCAATACTTTCAACGGGTCAACCCCTTTTTCTCTACTGCTTACACATATTCTATATCTCCCGTAGCTACCCTATTATAGTATGTGTCATGAAAAAAACCTTCACCAAGTGTCTCAATCCCACACcatgtttattgttattagtcaCTGTCTCGATCATAACCCTCAAATATCCGACCTCCCCCACTTCTGCTAATCTACCATCTCCCATCGATGACACCATcctgttaaattttcttttgaatgaGAAAAACTGACTTGTCTATTAACACTTCTTGCTGCCTTTCTTAACATAACATTTTCCATCAGGTATACatcataatattatactaaaaaaataacagtgtattttattctgattaattttaattataatagattataatgattttttacaaataagataGGTAATCTCAATAACAACTGTGCACAAAACGATCTTTTTTGtatgttagtaaaataaacatgacTTACTGAGtctattttaagttttctctttaACTGTATggtcattaaaaaaactaaaacatgcTAACGATATCCAGCTTTTCACACAGTCACCAGCGCAACAAATTTAATCCcagtatataaatttaactttcagTACTGGGAAATCgatgttgttttttaatatgaaGACATAAAGACTTTGCTAACGCCAAAGTTgcctaaactatattttttaaatgtctgtGGGACAAAAATGTGAGTAATATGTAAATTACgcattatattgaattttttatagatGTTAAAGATGAATAATAAGTTTACGATGAATACTGAAAAACAGATTATACAATATGTACATGCCTTTGTATACTCATACATAATTAACCTTACAGTTTTCATAGTAGCAGCCTGTATacatgttaattaataaataattgttaataacccacttaataacatttttggaAATTCACTGTAAATTTAACGATGTCACTGTAAAATTGAATTGAATCgcatatgttatgttttattaacagTGACAGTAGAGAACATATATATTTAGGTTTTCACAGAGCAGCGTAACGTTGCTGCGTAGTAATGAACAAGGCAAGTGATTGACCCGCCGATATTTACTTGATTGGACTCATTACTTGATCCATTATAATAACAATGTGTTTACTGCTACCTGCCTGATTTACTGTTAGTTActattgtttaaatactttttcactttaatattaacatatttttaaccttaaacAACAAGTTTCGGTTTTGTCTGTTTCAGCCGAAAATAAGAGGAGCTGCGGGCACCATATTTGGTCTCTCACTGACCGGCGGATGTTTCATCGATTACTGCTTTGGTCCTTACGTTTCCTACTCAACTCTCATCTATGTGAACTTCGTTCCAGCGTTCTTATTccttattttgttcaatttatatCCAGAATCTCCATACTATCTTGTACGTAAAAGCGATGACGCAAGCGCTACAAAGAGTCTCACGTGGCTCAGAAACAGCCAGTCACCTGAAGAGGTACAGACAGAGTTGGAAAAAATGAAGGTActaatacaaatttcattttaaaatttcttttttgaatttttttaaatttcatatttttgtttttttttatttcattttatgattatgattttaaagtaaactagTAAAACAATACAGGTGTAAACAACTATAGAAACAGTTCGCATCTCAGTTTGAAGATTAGCGAAAGTAACACATATTTCGttctataacagtttaaaattaggTATGGTATAAGGTGCAACATACGATAGGCTTTGACtagtttgtacaaaatatttgagTAGTagacaatataaacatattgttaaatataaaatttatgatatattatgagTACTGGTACTAAACACAGTTTCATTTAGGTAGAAGTCCACAATTCCATGACAAAAAAACCGAGGTTCTCAGACCTTGTCAAGATCCGAGGAAACCGCAAAGGTTTGATGATCTCTTGTGTGCTCGCCGCGAGTCAACAACTCAGTGGTATAAACGTGATCCTCGTCTACACCCAGAGCATCTTCACCATGGCCGGCACTGCCTTCTCCCCCAGTGTGTCTTCCATCATCGTCGGTGGCTGCATGTTCGCAGCCCTAGCAGTGTCATTCCCGCTCACCAGGGTGTTTGGAATAAAGAACATGCTGGTTTTTTCTGGGATTGGAATGACCATTTTTCAGGTAATGAGTTTTTCCTCTTTATTGGGTTTGATATAGTTTACCATATTACTACCAAGGCAAAAAGTgggttgttttgtttatttctagTTTAGTTTAAGCGGAAACCACCATACAGTAATTTTTTCATAAGATTACAGTTAAAACAGATTTACATAGCTTGAGTAGACATATTCACGAGTTGAGAAGTCATAAAATCACACTAAGATTacaccaaataaataataacaaagagCAAAGGTAAGGAAGCTAAtaacgtataaaaaataaatattctagtaGTTTTCTGCCTACATGGATCAGACCTACGAGATATACGAGTATAGTAAATGTAGTAATACTTACATATGTCCATGCTTTAAGTTTGTATTCTCGTTGACAGTTATATTATATGGTgaggaaggaaacaggattttcgggacatttgccatcgtcaaCTACGGAAAACTTAATTCGTAAGTGATGAGTTCTCCGTGGTTGGTGGTTTCCAAAGATCGGCTTCAAGAGCTCTGTGTCGGCTGCTAGTTTCGACGAGCGGCTGGTCGGCCTCGTACAGCTTCTGCCTAACACGACTGCTAAACTTCTAAAAACTTTAAACTGATCAACATTACTTCCTTAGGTTTATTATGGA
The Homalodisca vitripennis isolate AUS2020 chromosome 4, UT_GWSS_2.1, whole genome shotgun sequence DNA segment above includes these coding regions:
- the LOC124359600 gene encoding facilitated trehalose transporter Tret1-like isoform X2, which codes for MNLPGKRGNLYFSIFAANLATISVATHYSWTSPTLPKLEAPGSFIHLDSNEASWVGSLNSLGNIFGPFLGGWLIDRVGRRWTILIADLMNLLSWVVLLVATSVWHIYLGRFLGGFSGGILFVAIPVYVAEIAEPKIRGAAGTIFGLSLTGGCFIDYCFGPYVSYSTLIYVNFVPAFLFLILFNLYPESPYYLVRKSDDASATKSLTWLRNSQSPEEVQTELEKMKVEVHNSMTKKPRFSDLVKIRGNRKGLMISCVLAASQQLSGINVILVYTQSIFTMAGTAFSPSVSSIIVGGCMFAALAVSFPLTRVFGIKNMLVFSGIGMTIFQLSFGAFFYCSNHGYDTSAYWWWPLASVVGYILTYSVGFGPVPFTVMGEMFPSNIKGLASAITAGLACWFLVFCLPSTSTMSPKILGSHMAFFLFAIFYFP
- the LOC124359600 gene encoding facilitated trehalose transporter Tret1-like isoform X1, with product MNLPGKRGNLYFSIFAANLATISVATHYSWTSPTLPKLEAPGSFIHLDSNEASWVGSLNSLGNIFGPFLGGWLIDRVGRRWTILIADLMNLLSWVVLLVATSVWHIYLGRFLGGFSGGILFVAIPVYVAEIAEPKIRGAAGTIFGLSLTGGCFIDYCFGPYVSYSTLIYVNFVPAFLFLILFNLYPESPYYLVRKSDDASATKSLTWLRNSQSPEEVQTELEKMKVEVHNSMTKKPRFSDLVKIRGNRKGLMISCVLAASQQLSGINVILVYTQSIFTMAGTAFSPSVSSIIVGGCMFAALAVSFPLTRVFGIKNMLVFSGIGMTIFQLSFGAFFYCSNHGYDTSAYWWWPLASVVGYILTYSVGFGPLPFTVMGEMFPSNIKGLASAITAGLACWFMSFLLTLYFNDVSQALGTDTVIFLFATFCLLAFLFTIFILPDTRGMTLEEILELLNRPPGARGYETISDPYNIIE